DNA from Methanomassiliicoccales archaeon:
ACCACCGGAACGCACTTCGGCGCGGTCAAATCATTATGTCAGGCCTGCCGCTCCCAGCTGCGCCGGGCGGACAAGGGGCTGTACTGCGACCTGTGCGAGGCCTACGAGTCCCGCAAGGTCGCCGACGACTACGGCTTTGTCGAGACCATCCTCATAACCGGTAAGGAGTGAGGGGGGAGTGGGTCTTGGCCGAGACCAACCGCGAACTGGCCAAAGAGATACGCGAGCTTAGGGAAGAGGTTCGCCAGATGAAGGAGCTCATCGACATGCTGGTCACGCTGGTGGTGGAGAGCGACGACACTGACGAGGATGACATCTCAGACCTGCTCCTGACCGGAGGCGCGGAGGTCCCGCGCTTCAACACCTGACCATCATGAAGCTCACCGCCCTGCTCTCGGGAGGCATCGATTCTCCAGTGGCCGCCTGGCTAATGGCCGAGAGGGGGGCGGAGGTGACGTTGCTGCACATGGACAACCGTCCCTTCGGCAGCGACCTGGGGGTTCGTAAGGCGCAAATACTGGCCGAAGCGCTGCGCCGGGCCACCGGGCAGGAGATGCCGCTGTATATGGCCCCTCACGGCGAGAACCAGGCCATTAACAAGGAGAGGTGCCACCCATCCTACCAGTGCGTGCTGTGCAAGCGGCTCATGCTGCGCACGGCCCAGGCCTTGGCCAGGCGCGTGGGCGATTCCGGCATCATCATGGGTGATTCCCTCGGCCAGGTGGCATCGCAGACCCTGAACAACATCAGGGCGGAGCAGCATGGCCTGGAGATGCCGGTGCTCCGTCCCCTCATCGGGCTGGACAAACTGGAGATCGAGCGCATAGCCAAACAGATCGGGACCTACGAGATCTCCATAATGAGCGACGGGAGCAAGGATTGCACCGCCGTTCCCAGCCGGGTCATAACCAGCGCCTCGCTCGACGACGTTCTGGCCGAGGAGGCCAAGGTGGACCTGGAGACCATGGCCATAATTTCCGCGGAAAAGGCGATCCGGGTCTATAGTCCAGGGTAGTGGTTGCAGGACATGCCGACCTCGGGCTCGTAGATCATGTCCGCAGTGATCTTCCTGATGTACTTGGCCTGCACCCGTGAGACGTAAAGGGTGTGCTCCCCGACCTTTATAATTATGTCACTGGGCTTGGGGGATTTCAGGGCGATCGGCAGCAGGACCGGTCCGGAACAGGAGGTGCATATGCGATGGTCCCCTCCGTTCTTCATGATATAATTGATCACCATCTGGTCAACAGCTATCTCCGACATTCGTCCCGCTTTAACGATAGCTCGTATATAAGATGAACGAAGGAAGGCCCTGAAAAAGGCAAACTTATTCAGCGCCGCAGATGATAACCGAGGCGTGAAGGTGGTTTTGGACACTTCGGCCCTGTTCTCGTTGGAACAGGTGCCCCAGGACTGGGAGGCCTTCGTCACCGAAGGGGTGCTGGGCGAGCTAGAGAAGTACGGCGACCGCCGGGCGGACCATCTGCTGCCCATGCTCAAGGTCTCCCAGGCCACCTCCCGTACCCTGGGGGCGGTCAGGAAAGCGTCCAAAGGTACGGGCGACTCAGCGCGTCTCTCTCCGGTGGACGTGGAGGTGTTGGCCCTGGCCTTGGAGCTTAAGGCCAGCGTGGTGACCGACGATTATTCCATCCAGAACCTGGCCGTGGTGCTGGGGATAGATTACATGCCCCTGGGCATGAAAGGGATAACCAAGGTCATCAGGTGGAACTATCTGTGCACCGGGTGCGGGAAGGTCTTCAAGGAACAGCATCCCGATTGCCCGATCTGCGGCTCGCCTTTGAGGACCACGCGCAGAAAGTGATCAGCTCTTCCCGCCCAGCTCCTCGCTTTTCTTGGCCGCGGCCTCCACGGCATCGATGAAGGCGCCGCGCACGGCCGCTTCCTCCAATACTCTGAGGCCTTCGATGGTCGTACCACCCGGCGAGGTCACCATGTCCTTGAGCTCACCAGGGTGTTTTCTGGTCTCCAGGTAGGTCTTCCCCGCCCCCAGGACCGTCTGGGCGGCCAATTGCAGCGCGACGTCTCGGGGCAGGCCGGCCAAGACCCCACCGTCGGCCATGGCCTCGATGACCATGTATATGTAGGCCGGGCCGCTGCCGCTGAGGCCGGTGACCGCATCCAGGAGCTTCTCGTCCAAGCAGAAGGCCACCCCCACGGAATTGAGGATGCTCTGCACGGTCTCCTTGTCCTCCTTCTTGGCCGAGCGGCCCAGAGCGAAACCGGAGGCCGAAGCGCCGACCAGGCAGGGCTGGTTGGGCATGACCCGGACCACGCGCACACCCCGGTTGAGGTGCGATTCTATAAGAGAGATCCTAACGCCTGCGGCAATGGATATGATCAGGTGTGACTCTTTGAGGTACGGCTTCAGCTCGTCGAGGACCGGTCCCACATGGTACGGCTTGACCGCCAAGATGACCACGTCCGAGAAATGCACCACCTCGATGTTGTCCGAGACCGTCTGCACACCGACGGTCTTGGTTATAAAGTCCCTCCGTTCCGAAACGATCTCGCTCGCTATGATGTCCTCAGCCTTGGCCATCCCGGCCGAGATGATGCCCTTCATCATGGCCTCGGCCATGTTGCCCGCACCGACGAATCCGATCTTCATTCTTTCACCTGCCATTGGCAGCCCTCCCTCTATCCTCACTATCATATTAATCCGATTTGGTGTGATGTGACGCCAGATGCAGAGCAGGCTCCGCATCGATGAGATGATTTAACTCATGTGTATTAATATCTCCTTGCTTTTTTCCCGAGTTAACAGGGCTTTAATTTTAATTTTATATAATTTAAAATATTTAACTTGCTGGTCATGTTAAAAAATGTTTCATAAAAAGGCCCCATCAAATCTCAAAAGTTTAAATAAAGGAAGCATTATCCCCCTACAATGCTCGTAGACGACTATTTCCCGGTTGCAATGTTTGCTCTGGTGGCTTTACTGATTCCCTTTATTGCCATTTTCATGGGAAAGCTATTCAGGCCGACGAAGCACGCTGAGCTGAGAGAATCCACCTACGAGTGCGGTGAGAGGCCTATCGGAGTGGCCCAGATCCAGTTCCATGTTCAATTCTATATCTACGCCATCATCTTCGTGGCCTTTGACATCGTCACGGTTTTTCTGCTTGTTTGGGCCATGTCCTTTGAAGGACTCTCCGAGATCGCGAAAATCTCTGCGATCGCATTCCTCATCATCCTGCTCGTGGGAGTATACTACTCATTGAAGAAGGAGAGGATATTGTGGATATAGACCTGTCATTCAACGCCATGACCATGACCGCCAAGCAGTTCGGCGAGATGACGAAGAACTTCGTCCGCGAGACCATGGTGGCTACGGGCGGAAAGAAAGCCATTGATAAGCTGACCGCCCCCATATGGTCCTGGGGCCAGAGAAACTCGGTCTATCCGCTGCACTTCGGTATAGCGAAGGCCCTGTACGAGCAGATGCCTTCGCCCAAGTGGGTTGTCGCCATGGGCGAGTGCACAATATCCGGCGGCCCTTGGTATGACGCCTATAATGTCATTCAGGGCGCGGACACGTTCATTCCCGTGGACATATACATACCTGGATGCCCTACCCGCCCCGAAGCCATGATTCAAGGCTTCAATATGCTCAACCGCAAGATGACTGCTGAGAACCGCGGCAGCTTCCTGGACGATTGAGGTGTTGCAATGAGCCAAGTCATCGTTTACGACAAGCCCGACCGGTCCGAAGAAGAGGTCGCCAACGCCATAAAGTCCAAGTTCCCTGCGGTGGAGGTCGTCAAGGTCGCTCCCCGCAACATCGTGCTCAAGGTGGGCCGGGAATCGTTCTTGGACATGTGCAAGTTCATGAAGGACGAGCTGTCCTTCGAGCACACCTCCTGCGTCAGTCCGGTCGACTACCTGGACCATTTCACCGTTGCCTATCACATATCCTCGTGGGCCAACCACGTTATGGCCGAGGTCCTAGTGGACCTCCCCCGCGACGATCCCACCGTGGACTCGATCACCCCGTTATGGGGTGGCGCCAACTGGCATGAGAGGGAGGCGTTCGACCTCATGGGTGTCGTTTTCAAGGGACACCCTGACCTGCGCCGCATCATGCTCCCCGAGGAGTTCAAGTTCCACCCCCTGAGAAAGGACTTCCATGTTGGAAGGAGGGTCTGAGATGTCTGATGAGATGTGGGTCAACATGGGTCCCCAGCACCCCTTCAACCATGGTCTGTGGAACCTCAGGGTAAGGCTCAATGGAGAGACCATAACCGCAGCAGAGCCGATCATCGGCTACCTGCACAGGGGCTGGGAGAAGATGGTGGAGAACCGCACCTACTCGCAGATAGTCCCCCTCGCTGACCGTCTGTGCTATGGGTCGTCCCTGTCCTGGAATCACCTTTATTGCTTGTCCGCGGAGAGACTTTACGGCATCGAGGCTCCAGAAAGGGCCAAATACATCCGCGTGGCCGCCTTGGAACTACAACGCATCACCTCTCACTTGACATGGCTGATGGCCGTCGGTACCGACCTCGGCAGCTACACCATCATGACCTGGACCATCAGGGAGAGGGAGCTGTTCCTCGACCTCCTGTGCCAATTGAGCGGCGCGCGCATGACCTACAACTTCACACGCATCGGCGGGGTCAGGAACGATCTGCCAGAGAATTTCGAGCGTGATGTCAACCGCGTGCTGGACGAGTTCGAGAAGCGCCTGCGCGACATGGAGGCGCTGTGCGACGAGAACGAGCCGTTCCGCATGAGGACCGTCGGCATCGGGAAGATGAGCGCCGAAATGGCCATCAACCTGGGGCTGACCGGCCCTATCATGAGGGCCAGCGGCGTGGACATGGACCTGCGTCGCCTCGACCCGTACGAAGTGTACGAGGACATGAAGTTCGAGGTCTGCGTGGCCACGGATGGCGATGTGTATTCACGATACCGCGTACGCATTGACGAGATGCGCGAGAGCGCGAAGATCGTCCGCCAGGCCTTGGCCGAGATGCCCAAGGGCCCCATCCGGGTCAAGGTGTCCAGATGCCCTCCGAAGGGAACGGTCGCCTGCCGTGTGGAAGACCCCCGCGGAGAATCGCTAATGTACATCGTAAGCGACGGTACGGAAAAGCCCTACCGCCTGAAGGTGCGCTCGCCGAACTTCGTCAACTTGTCCGCCTCCCCGCCCATGCTAGTTGGGTTCAAGATATCCGATGTCCCGGCCATCATGGGAATGATGGACATGTGCATAGGAGAAACGGACAGGTGATCAAATGTCGACTCTCTATTTTGAACTGACAAATTTCACCGAGTGGCTGCTAGGATTGGTCGCCGCGCTCATCGACTGGACAAAACTGAGCTTCCTGAGCGGTCTGGCCGACTGGGTGGAGTCCGAGCCGGTGGTCACCGCCGTGGCCACTTTGTTGGTCGTAGCGATATTTTTGATCACTGCGATGATGTTCGGCCTATGCTTCATATGGCAGGAAAGGAAGTTCCTGGGAAGGTTCATGGACCGCCGCGGTACCCAGGTGGGCCTGCTCGGTTTCTTCCAGAACTTCGCTGACGGTATCAAGGTCATCCTGAAGGAGCACATCGTTCCCAAGGACTCCGACCATGCCCTTTTCGAAATGGCCATATTCACATACCTGGCCTCGACCTTCATGCTCTTCGGATGCATTCCGTTCAGCGATAACTTCTACGTGATAAATGTCAACCTGGCCGTGCTGCTCGGAATAGCCATCTTCTCCTTCGGACCGTTCAGCATCCTGATCGGTGGATGGGCGTCCAACAACAAGTTCACCCTGATCGGCGGTATGAGGGCTGCCGCCCAGCTGATTGCCCTGGAGATACCGCTCCTGCTGTGCGTCGTCTCTGTCGTCGTGCTGACCGGTGACCTTTCGTTCGTTGGTATAGTATCCTGGCAAGAGCATAACATCTGGCTCATTGTACCTCTGTGCATCGGTGCGCTCACGTTCTTCGTGGCCGCTGTAGGTGAGTCTGAGCGTGTCCCGTTCGACCTGCCTGAGGCCGAGGCCGAGCTCGTCGAAGGATGGGCCACTGAATACGGCGATGTAAGATGGGGCCTGCAAATGGCCTCCGATTACTTCCGCGCCTACATCCTGTGTGGTCTGTTCACCATGCTCTTCCTGGGCGGATGGGCCGGCCCCGAGTTCATATGGGCCGAGATATGGTACCTTGCCAAGACCTTCATCGTGTTCTTCTTCTTCATCTGGGTCAGGGCTGCCACTGTGAGGATCAGGACCGACCAGATATTGAAGATGGGCTGGAGGAGACTCCTTCCCCTGGCCGTGATTAACCTGCTCATAGCTATAGCCCTTAAGGTCGCGGAGGTGTTCTGATGAGGATGGAGGAAAGGACTTACACGAAGGCGGACCATCTTCGACCTACTGGATACGTATTGAAGACCATGAAGGTCACCTTCAAAGGCCTGGTACGGGCCACTAAGAACCGTCCCTGCACCATCCTGTACCCATGGGAGAAGCTGATATACCCCGACAACTTCCGAGGCCGCCCCGGGATCGTCCTGGAGAGGTGCATAGGCTGCGCCCGCTGCGCCAGGGAGTGCCCGAACCAGTGCATCGAGATGGTGCAGGTGGAACTTCCTAACGTGGGCAAGGTCAAGCGCCCCCAGGTGAACGTCGGACGTTGCATGATGTGCGGCAATTGCGCCGAGGCCTGCCCGACCAATGCCATGATCGTCACCCCGGAGTTCGAGCTGGCATCATACAACCGCGCCGCCCTGATCTACGACCCGATCAAGCTGCAGCACCCTTACAAGCCCGGATATGAGGTGAACTATCAGTTCGCCTTGCTCTCCGAGATGAAGGGAGGCGAGGTCAAGACCTACGCCAAGAACGACCATAACGTTCATGACACCATCCAGCTGGAGGGCACCAAGTGCATCTCCTGCGGAAGGTGCGCCAAGACCTGCCCTGCCGGAGCTATCGAGATGGTCGAGACCGGCGAGATCAACCAAAAGACCAAAAAGCCGATAAAGCACCCCAAGTTCGAAAACACCAAGTGTGTGGTCTGCGAGCAATGCGTCGATGTGTGTCCTAAATCGGCCCTTTCCGTCAAGGAGGTGTTGTGATGGACCTCGACCTGTTGTTCTTCCTGATATTCTCAGGCCTGACCGTAGGATGCGCCGTCATGGTGCTGGCAACCAAGGACATCGTGCGCAGCGTGGTGTGGCTGGCGGCCACGTTCCTCGGCGTGGGCATAATCTATCTATTCCTGAACGCAGAATACCTGTTCCTCATCCAGATACTGGTGTACGTTGGCGCCATCAACGTCCTGATACTCTTCGGTATCATGCTAACCAAGCGTCGCATGATCGGCGCGGATAAATGCGATGACGAACCCAAAGGGAGGCGGTCGCCGTGAAGTACG
Protein-coding regions in this window:
- a CDS encoding NADH-quinone oxidoreductase subunit J, which codes for MDLDLLFFLIFSGLTVGCAVMVLATKDIVRSVVWLAATFLGVGIIYLFLNAEYLFLIQILVYVGAINVLILFGIMLTKRRMIGADKCDDEPKGRRSP
- a CDS encoding tRNA 4-thiouridine(8) synthase ThiI, which codes for MKLTALLSGGIDSPVAAWLMAERGAEVTLLHMDNRPFGSDLGVRKAQILAEALRRATGQEMPLYMAPHGENQAINKERCHPSYQCVLCKRLMLRTAQALARRVGDSGIIMGDSLGQVASQTLNNIRAEQHGLEMPVLRPLIGLDKLEIERIAKQIGTYEISIMSDGSKDCTAVPSRVITSASLDDVLAEEAKVDLETMAIISAEKAIRVYSPG
- a CDS encoding nucleic acid-binding protein: MKVVLDTSALFSLEQVPQDWEAFVTEGVLGELEKYGDRRADHLLPMLKVSQATSRTLGAVRKASKGTGDSARLSPVDVEVLALALELKASVVTDDYSIQNLAVVLGIDYMPLGMKGITKVIRWNYLCTGCGKVFKEQHPDCPICGSPLRTTRRK
- a CDS encoding NADH-quinone oxidoreductase subunit H; this encodes MSTLYFELTNFTEWLLGLVAALIDWTKLSFLSGLADWVESEPVVTAVATLLVVAIFLITAMMFGLCFIWQERKFLGRFMDRRGTQVGLLGFFQNFADGIKVILKEHIVPKDSDHALFEMAIFTYLASTFMLFGCIPFSDNFYVINVNLAVLLGIAIFSFGPFSILIGGWASNNKFTLIGGMRAAAQLIALEIPLLLCVVSVVVLTGDLSFVGIVSWQEHNIWLIVPLCIGALTFFVAAVGESERVPFDLPEAEAELVEGWATEYGDVRWGLQMASDYFRAYILCGLFTMLFLGGWAGPEFIWAEIWYLAKTFIVFFFFIWVRAATVRIRTDQILKMGWRRLLPLAVINLLIAIALKVAEVF
- a CDS encoding 4Fe-4S binding protein, whose protein sequence is MRMEERTYTKADHLRPTGYVLKTMKVTFKGLVRATKNRPCTILYPWEKLIYPDNFRGRPGIVLERCIGCARCARECPNQCIEMVQVELPNVGKVKRPQVNVGRCMMCGNCAEACPTNAMIVTPEFELASYNRAALIYDPIKLQHPYKPGYEVNYQFALLSEMKGGEVKTYAKNDHNVHDTIQLEGTKCISCGRCAKTCPAGAIEMVETGEINQKTKKPIKHPKFENTKCVVCEQCVDVCPKSALSVKEVL
- the proC gene encoding pyrroline-5-carboxylate reductase, producing MAGERMKIGFVGAGNMAEAMMKGIISAGMAKAEDIIASEIVSERRDFITKTVGVQTVSDNIEVVHFSDVVILAVKPYHVGPVLDELKPYLKESHLIISIAAGVRISLIESHLNRGVRVVRVMPNQPCLVGASASGFALGRSAKKEDKETVQSILNSVGVAFCLDEKLLDAVTGLSGSGPAYIYMVIEAMADGGVLAGLPRDVALQLAAQTVLGAGKTYLETRKHPGELKDMVTSPGGTTIEGLRVLEEAAVRGAFIDAVEAAAKKSEELGGKS
- a CDS encoding NADH-quinone oxidoreductase subunit A; translation: MLVDDYFPVAMFALVALLIPFIAIFMGKLFRPTKHAELRESTYECGERPIGVAQIQFHVQFYIYAIIFVAFDIVTVFLLVWAMSFEGLSEIAKISAIAFLIILLVGVYYSLKKERILWI
- a CDS encoding NADH-quinone oxidoreductase subunit D, which produces MSDEMWVNMGPQHPFNHGLWNLRVRLNGETITAAEPIIGYLHRGWEKMVENRTYSQIVPLADRLCYGSSLSWNHLYCLSAERLYGIEAPERAKYIRVAALELQRITSHLTWLMAVGTDLGSYTIMTWTIRERELFLDLLCQLSGARMTYNFTRIGGVRNDLPENFERDVNRVLDEFEKRLRDMEALCDENEPFRMRTVGIGKMSAEMAINLGLTGPIMRASGVDMDLRRLDPYEVYEDMKFEVCVATDGDVYSRYRVRIDEMRESAKIVRQALAEMPKGPIRVKVSRCPPKGTVACRVEDPRGESLMYIVSDGTEKPYRLKVRSPNFVNLSASPPMLVGFKISDVPAIMGMMDMCIGETDR
- a CDS encoding NADH-quinone oxidoreductase subunit C; the protein is MSQVIVYDKPDRSEEEVANAIKSKFPAVEVVKVAPRNIVLKVGRESFLDMCKFMKDELSFEHTSCVSPVDYLDHFTVAYHISSWANHVMAEVLVDLPRDDPTVDSITPLWGGANWHEREAFDLMGVVFKGHPDLRRIMLPEEFKFHPLRKDFHVGRRV